The Dendropsophus ebraccatus isolate aDenEbr1 chromosome 10, aDenEbr1.pat, whole genome shotgun sequence genome has a segment encoding these proteins:
- the LOC138766172 gene encoding myosin-4-like has protein sequence MGDGEMAVFGPAAPFLRKSEKERLEAQNKPFDAKNTCFVDDPKELYVKGLITARDGGKVTVKTDDGKEVTVKDSQVYPQNPPKFDKIEDMAMMTHLNEASVLYNLKERYAAWMIYTYSGLFCVTVNPYKWLPVYNPEVVAGYRGKKRMEAPPHIFSISDNAYQFMLTDRENQSILITGESGAGKTVNTKRVIQYFATIAAIGDSGKKKELSNSLQGTLEDQIIQANPLLEAFGNAKTVRNDNSSRFGKFIRIHFGTTGKLSSADIETYLLEKSRVTFQLSAERSYHIFYQILTNKRPELLEMLLLTTNPYDYPFISQGEISVKSIDDEEELMATDTAIDILGFTPDEKNGIYKMTGAVMHHGNMKFKQKQREEQAEPDGTEVADKIAYLMGLNSADLLKALCYPRVKVGNEFVTKGQTVQQVYNAIGALSKSVFEKLFLWMVTRINQQLDTKQPRQYFIGVLDIAGFEIFDYNSLEQLCINFTNEKLQQFFNHHMFVLEQEEYKKEGIDWEFIDFGMDLAACIELIEKPMGIFSILEEECMFPKATDTSFKNKLYDQHLGKCKNFEKPKPGKGKAEAHFSLVHYAGTVDYNISGWLDKNKDPLNETVVGLFQKSPVKLLSFLYSSYSGSDAPDAGKGGGKKKKGSSFQTVSALFRENLNKLMTNLRSTHPHFVRCLIPNESKTPGIMENHLIIHQLRCNGVLEGIRICRKGFPSRILYGDFKQRYKVLNASAIPDGQFIDSKKASEKLLGSIDVDHTQYRFGHTKVFFKAGLLGTLEEMRDEKLAQLITRTQALCRGFLMRVEFKKMMERREALFVIQYNIRSFMNVKHWPWMKLYFKIKPLLKSAETEKEMANMKEEFEKTKEALAKSEARRKELEEKMSVFIQEKNDLMLQVQSEGESLADAEERCEGLIKNKIQLEAKIKEINERLEDEEESNAELTAKKRKLEDECSELKKDIDDLELTLAKVEKEKHATENKVKNLTEEMATLDENIAKISKEKKALQEAHQQTLDDLQAEEDKVSSLSKAKTKLEQQVDDLEGSLEQEKKLRLDLERAKRKLEGDLKLSQETVMDLENEKQQAEEKLKKKDFEISQLQAKIEDEQSLGSQLQKKIKELQARIEELEEEIEAERAARAKVEKQRSDLSRELEEISERLEEAGGATSAQIELNKKREAEFQKLRRDLEEATLQHEATSAALRKKHADSVAELGEQIDNLQRVKQKLEKEKSELKMETDDLASNLENVSKSKANLEKVSRVLEDQLSEIKTKDDEQKRIINDLSTQRARFQTENGELSRQLEEKESLISQLTRGKQGFTQQVEELKRQLEEETKAKNALAHALQSARHDSDLLREQYEEEQEAKAELQRSLSKANGEVAQWRTKYETDAIQRTEELEEAKKKLAQRLQDAEEQVEAVNSKCASLEKTKQRLQAEVEDLMVDVERANSAAAALDKKQRNFDKVLIEWKQKYEEGQAELEASQKEARSVSTEIFKLKNAYEEALEQVETLKRENKNLQQEISDLTEQIGESGKSINELEKSRKQVEQEKADLQAALEEAEGSLEHEEAKILRVQLELNQVKSEVDRKIAEKDEEIEQLKRNSQRVIDTMQSTLDSEIRSRNDALRLKKKMEGDLNELEIQLSHANRQAAEAQKQLRNVQTQLKDAQLQLDDALRSQEDLKEQVAVVERRNNLQQAEIEEIRSALEQTERSRKMAEQELLDASERLQLLHSQNTSLINTKKKLENDASQLQNEVEEAVQESRNAEEKAKKAITDAALMAEELKKEQDTSAHLERMKKNLEQTVKDLQHRLDEAEQLALKGGKKQLQKLESRVRELENELENEQKRGTEAIKGVRKYERRVKELTYQTEEDRKNVLRLQDLVDKLQMKVKAYKRQAEESEEQANSHLSRFRKVQHELEEAEERADIAESQVNKLRAKSRDISGKKESEE, from the exons ATGGGGGATGGTGAAATGGCCGTTTTCGGGCCCGCAGCGCCTTTCCTGCGGAAATCAGAAAAAGAAAGATTGGAGGCTCAGAACAAACCATTTGATGCCAAGAACACTTGCTTTGTAGATGATCCCAAGGAGCTCTATGTAAAAGGTCTGATTACCGCCCGTGACGGCGGTAAGGTGACTGTGAAGACCGATGATGGAAAG GAGGTAACTGTTAAAGACAGCCAGGTTTACCCGCAGAACCCTCCCAAGTTTGATAAAATTGAAGACATGGCGATGatgacccatctgaatgaggcgTCTGTGCTGTATAACCTCAAAGAGCGTTACGCAGCCTGGATGATTTAC ACTTACTCCGGTCTTTTCTGCGTCACTGTAAACCCCTACAAGTGGCTGCCGGTGTATAACCCTGAAGTTGTTGCCGGATACAGAGGAAAGAAGCGTATGGAAGCCCCGCCACACATCTTCTCCATCTCTGATAACGCCTATCAGTTCATGTTAACAG ACCGTGAGAACCAGTCTATTCTGATCAC TGGAGAATCTGGTGCTGGAAAGACTGTGAACACCAAGCGTGTCATCCAGTACTTTGCAACAATTGCAGCTATTGGGGACTCAGGAAAGAAGAAGGAGCTGAGCAACAGCTTGCAG GGAACACTTGAAGATCAAATCATTCAGGCTAACCCTCTGCTGGAGGCCTTTGGCAATGCCAAAACTGTGAGAAATGACAACTCCTCCCGTTTT ggtaaattcatcAGAATCCACTTCGGAACCACAGGAAAACTCTCATCTGCTGATATTGAGACCT ATCTGCTGGAAAAGTCCAGAGTAACATTCCAGCTTTCAGCTGAAAGGAGCTACCACATCTTCTACCAGATCCTGACAAACAAGAGACCAGAACTCCTTG AAATGCTTCTCCTTACTACAAACCCATATGACTACCCCTTTATCAGCCAAGGAGAAATTTCTGTGAAGAGTATTGATGATGAAGAGGAGCTGATGGCCACAGAT ACTGCCATTGACATCCTGGGATTCACACCAGATGAAAAGAATGGCATCTACAAGATGACCGGAGCAGTCATGCACCATGGTAACATGAAATTCAAGCAAAAGCAAAGAGAGGAGCAGGCTGAACCTGATGGAACAGAAG TTGCTGATAAAATCGCATACCTGATGGGTCTGAACTCTGCCGATCTCCTGAAGGCTTTGTGCTACCCAAGAGTCAAAGTCGGCAATGAATTTGTCACCAAGGGACAAACTGTTCAACAG GTTTATAATGCCATTGGTGCCCTCAGCAAGTCAGTCTTTGAGAAGCTTTTCTTGTGGATGGTCACCCGTATCAACCAACAGCTGGACACTAAGCAACCAAGACAATACTTCATCGGTGTGCTGGATATTGCTGGTTTTGAGATCTTTGAT TACAACAGTCTGGAACAGCTCTGTATTAACTTCACCAATGAGAAGCTGCAGCAGTTCTTCAACCATCACATGTTTGTCCTGGAACAAGAAGAGTACAAGAAAGAAGGGATCGATTGGGAGTTCATTGACTTTGGTATGGATCTGGCTGCTTGCATTGAGCTTATTGAGAAG CCCATGGGAATCTTCTCAATCCTGGAGGAAGAGTGCATGTTCCCCAAGGCTACTGACACATCCTTCAAGAACAAGCTCTACGACCAGCATCTTGGCAAGTGCAAGAACTTTGAGAAGCCCAAGCCTGGTAAAGGAAAGGCAGAAGCTCATTTCTCCTTAGTGCATTATGCTGGCACTGTGGATTACAACATCTCTGGCTGGCTGGACAAGAACAAGGATCCACTGAATGAGACTGTTGTTGGTCTCTTCCAGAAATCACCAGTGAAACTCCTATCCTTCCTCTACTCCAGCTATTCTGGATCTGATG CTCCCGATGCTGGAAAAGGTGgtggaaagaagaagaaagggtCATCCTTCCAGACTGTCTCAGCTCTCTTCAGA GAAAATCTGAACAAGCTGATGACTAACCTGAGGAGCACTCATCCCCACTTTGTCCGTTGTCTGATTCCCAATGAGTCCAAGACACCAG GTATCATGGAGAATCATCTGATCATCCATCAGCTAAGATGTAATGGTGTGCTGGAGGGTATCAGAATCTGCCGtaagggattccccagcagaatCCTCTATGGTGACTTCAAACAGCG TTACAAGGTCCTCAATGCCAGTGCAATCCCCGATGGACAATTTATTGACAGCAAGAAGGCCTCAGAGAAACTCCTTGGCTCTATTGATGTGGATCATACCCAGTACAGATTCGGACACACTAAG GTGTTCTTCAAAGCCGGTCTCCTGGGTACTCTGGAAGAAATGAGAGACGAAAAGTTGGCACAACTCATCACTCGTACTCAGGCTTTGTGCAGAGGATTTCTAATGAGGGTTGAATTCAAGAAAATGATGGAGAGACG GGAAGCACTCTTTGTCATTCAGTACAATATCAGGTCATTCATGAATGTCAAGCACTGGCCATGGATGAAGCTGTACTTTAAGATCAAACCTCTTTTGAAGAGTGCTGAGACTGAAAAGGAGATGGCCAACATGAAGGAAGAGTTTGAGAAAACCAAGGAGGCTCTAGCAAAATCAGAAGCAAGGAGGAAAGAACTGGAAGAGAAAATGTCTGTTTTCATTCAAGAGAAGAATGACTTGATGCTACAAGTGCAATCT GAAGGAGAAAGCTTGGCCGATGCAGAAGAGAGATGTGAAGGTCTCATAAAGAACAAAATACAACTGGAAGCCAAGATTAAAGAAATCAACGAACGGCTGGAAGATGAGGAGGAAAGCAACGCTGAGCTGACAGCCAAGAAAAGGAAACTGGAAGATGAGTGCTCCGAGCTCAAGAAAGACATCGATGACTTGGAGCTTACTTTGGCCAAAGTCGAGAAAGAAAAGCATGCAACTGAAAACAAG GTTAAAAACCTTACTGAAGAGATGGCTACATTGGATGAGAACATTGCCAAGATCAGCAAGGAGAAGAAAGCTCTCCAGGAGGCTCACCAGCAAACTCTGGATGACCTGCAGGCTGAGGAGGACAAAGTCAGCTCTCTGAGCAAGGCCAAAACAAAACTGGAGCAACAAGTGGATGAT CTGGAAGGATCCttggaacaagagaaaaaacttCGTCTTGATCTTGAAAGAGCTAAGAGAAAGCTTGAAGGTGATCTAAAATTGTCTCAAGAAACAGTTATGGATCTTGAGAATGAGAAACAGCAAGCTGAAGAAAAACTTAAAAA GAAGGACTTTGAGATAAGCCAGCTACAAGCAAAGATAGAAGATGAGCAGTCCCTGGGATCTCAGCTGCAGAAAAAGATCAAGGAGCTGCAG GCTCGTATTGAAGAATTGGAAGAGGAAATTGAAGCTGAGCGTGCTGCTCGAGCCAAGGTTGAAAAACAAAGGTCTGACCTCTCAAGAGAACTTGAGGAGATCAGTGAAAGACTTGAAGAAGCCGGAGGAGCCACCTCAGCTCAGATTGAGTTGAACAAGAAACGTGAGGCAGAGTTCCAGAAGTTAAGACGTGACCTGGAAGAGGCCACCCTTCAACATGAAGCCACCTCTGCTGCCCTGCGCAAGAAACATGCCGACAGTGTTGCTGAACTTGGAGAACAGATTGATAATCTCCAGAGAGTTAAACAGAAGCTGGAGAAAGAGAAGAGCGAGCTGAAGATGGAAACTGATGACCTTGCCAGTAACTTGGAGAATGTCTCCAAATCAAAG GCCAACCTTGAAAAAGTGAGCCGTGTTCTAGAAGATCAGCTCAGCGAAATTAAGACAAAAGATGATGAGCAAAAGCGAATTATTAATGATCTTTCAACTCAAAGAGCACGTTTTCAGACAGAAAATG GTGAACTATCCCGTCAACTAGAGGAAAAAGAATCTCTGATTTCTCAACTGACCAGAGGAAAACAAGGATTCACACAGCAGGTGGAGGAACTCAAGAGGCAGCTGGAGGAGGAAACCAAG GCCAAAAATGCTCTGGCCCATGCTCTGCAATCAGCTCGCCATGACTCTGACTTACTTCGTGAACAATATGAGGAGGAACAAGAGGCAAAGGCTGAGCTCCAAAGATCTCTGTCCAAGGCTAATGGTGAAGTTGCCCAGTGGAGAACCAAATATGAAACAGATGCCATTCAGCGCACAGAAGAACTGGAAGAGGCCAA GAAGAAGCTTGCCCAGCGTCTCCAGGATGCTGAGGAGCAGGTAGAGGCTGTAAACTCCAAATGTGCCTCCCTGGAAAAGACCAAACAGAGGCTGCAGGCTGAAGTTGAGGACCTGATGGTCGATGTTGAGAGGGCAAATAGCGCAGCAGCTGCTCTTGACAAGAAGCAGAGAAACTTTGATAAG GTCCTTATTGAATGGAAACAGAAGTATGAAGAGGGTCAGGCTGAGTTGGAAGCATCTCAGAAAGAAGCCCGGAGTGTGAGCACAGAGATATTCAAGCTAAAGAATGCCTATGAGGAGGCTTTGGAACAAGTTGAGACTCTGAAACGAGAAAACAAGAACTTGCAGC AGGAGATTTCAGATCTGACTGAACAGATTGGAGAATCAGGCAAGTCCATCAATGAGCTGGAGAAATCTAGAAAACAAGTGGAACAGGAGAAAGCAGATCTGCAAGCTGCACTGGAGGAAGCTGAG GGTTCTCTGGAACACGAAGAAGCAAAGATCCTTCGTGTCCAGCTTGAGCTGAACCAGGTGAAATCCGAGGTAGACAGGAAAATTGCAGAGAAAGATGAGGAGATCGAACAATTGAAGAGAAACAGCCAGAGAGTTATTGACACCATGCAGAGCACATTAGACTCTGAGATCAGGAGCAGGAACGATGCTctgaggctgaagaagaagatggAAGGAGACCTGAATGAGCTGGAGATTCAGCTGAGCCATGCCAATCGCCAAGCAGCTGAGGCACAGAAACAGCTCAGAAATGTGCAAACACAACTGAAG GATGCCCAGCTCCAGCTTGATGATGCCCTCAGGAGCCAGGAAGATCTTAAGGAACAAGTGGCTGTTGTAGAACGCAGGAATAACCTGCAACAGGCTGAGATTGAGGAGATCCGATCTGCTCTGGAACAGACAGAAAGGTCCCGTAAGATGGCAGAGCAGGAACTTCTGGATGCAAGTGAACGCCTTCAGCTTCTTCACTCCCAG AACACAAGCCTTATCAACACCAAGAAGAAGTTAGAGAATGATGCCAGTCAGCTACAGAATGAAGTTGAGGAAGCAGTCCAAGAATCCAGAAATGCAGAAGAAAAGGCCAAGAAGGCAATCACTGAT GCTGCACTTATGGCAGAAGAACTGAAGAAGGAGCAGGACACCAGCGCCCACTTAGAAAGAATGAAGAAGAACCTTGAACAGACAGTGAAAGACCTTCAGCACCGTCTGGATGAGGCAGAACAGTTGGCACTGAAAGGCGGCAAAAAACAGCTCCAGAAACTGGAATCCAGG GTCCGTGAATTAGAAAATGAGCTGGAGAATGAACAGAAGCGTGGCACCGAAGCCATTAAAGGAGTCCGCAAATATGAAAGAAGAGTAAAGGAACTTACTTACCAG ACTGAGGAAGACAGGAAAAATGTCTTGAGACTTCAGGATCTGGTAGACAAGCTGCAGATGAAGGTCAAAGCTTACAAGAGACAGGCTGAGGAATCT GAGGAACAGGCCAATTCCCATCTCTCCCGCTTTAGAAAGGTCCAGCATGAGTTGGAGGAAGCAGAGGAAAGAGCTGATATTGCAGAATCCCAAGTAAACAAACTCAGAGCAAAGAGCCGCGACATTAGTGGCAAG AAAGAAAGTGAGGAATGA